One window of Misgurnus anguillicaudatus chromosome 13, ASM2758022v2, whole genome shotgun sequence genomic DNA carries:
- the ppp1r3da gene encoding protein phosphatase 1, regulatory subunit 3Da — protein sequence MAWAMGMGCCQKRDTPPDEMNADLFFASISGDFMKSSTLNLKEAPCLKTDSEKRSIKIRPPSPRMSPRQSTSRSLSCEAPTKSIIQRRSQSLPSPSERRRLSRRAGVRFVDSLGLDLENVKVFKSGEDPFIPEHVLFRILMNAELASSKRLEISLPYLKPMFPVQPGDSSNFVERLCCQQVCLERVLCYEPGIIGIVQVVNLAFEKEVTVRYSFTNWKSCTETKAYWVASRSISNGPCCDTFRFHLPVPPFILHPGALLEFAICYKVMGTQFWDNNGGENYTLTCQSYNLPVPKECEDSMIHFI from the coding sequence atggccTGGGCTATGGGTATGGGATGTTGCCAAAAAAGAGACACACCCCCAGATGAGATGAATGCTGACCTATTTTTTGCCAGCATATCAGGTGACTTCATGAAAAGTAGCACATTGAATTTGAAGGAAGCACCCTGCTTAAAAACAGACAGTGAGAAAAGATCAATAAAAATCCGTCCACCTAGCCCAAGGATGTCTCCAAGGCAATCTACCAGCCGCAGCCTGTCATGTGAAGCCCCAACCAAATCCATCATCCAGAGACGAAGTCAATCCCTCCCTTCTCCATCAGAGAGAAGGCGTCTTAGTCGCAGGGCAGGTGTACGATTTGTGGACTCCTTGGGATTGGACTTGGAAAATGTAAAGGTCTTTAAAAGCGGTGAAGACCCTTTCATCCCAGAGCATGTTCTCTTCCGGATTTTAATGAATGCTGAATTAGCCTCAAGCAAGAGACTGGAAATATCACTACCATATCTGAAACCAATGTTCCCTGTGCAACCAGGCGATTCTTCAAACTTTGTTGAACGCCTTTGTTGCCAACAAGTGTGTTTGGAGCGGGTTTTGTGCTACGAGCCTGGCATCATAGGGATCGTTCAAGTTGTAAACCTGGCATTCGAAAAGGAAGTGACTGTTCGCTACTCTTTTACAAACTGGAAAAGTTGCACGGAAACCAAGGCCTACTGGGTTGCAAGCAGATCCATTTCAAACGGGCCTTGCTGTGACACTTTTCGATTTCATCTTCCAGTTCCCCCGTTCATCCTTCATCCCGGTGCATTGCTGGAGTTTGCCATCTGTTACAAAGTCATGGGCACTCAGTTTTGGGATAACAACGGTGGAGAGAACTACACATTGACCTGTCAGAGTTATAATCTGCCTGTGCCTAAGGAATGTGAAGATAGCATGATACACTTTATCTGA